A window of the Lactuca sativa cultivar Salinas chromosome 5, Lsat_Salinas_v11, whole genome shotgun sequence genome harbors these coding sequences:
- the LOC111892658 gene encoding IQ domain-containing protein IQM1 yields the protein MGLSLSLLSSAWEEILHHSFIILPYELDNESNTDCFIKSEPDTMSNEPKDSYVDHSRKKSINLKKREPLKIMLETTLSFKNLVQDFKKPEPKNPNLKTGRLSSPGSTIFFSPRPVSELNAAATTVQKIYKSYRTRRNLADCAVVVEELWWKALDFAKLDRSSVSFFNGEKPETASSRWVRAGTRAAKVGKGLSKNEKAQKLALQHWLEAIDPRHRYGHNLHIYYDIWFESESNQPFFYWLDVGDGKETNLEKCPRVRLQRQCITYLGPKERESYEVIVENGKLVYRQTGLLLETIEGSKWIFVLSTSKNLYVGQKKKGLFQHSSFLSGGATTAAGRLVAHGGILEAIWPYSGHYLPTEENFRDFITFLEENNVDLTNVKRCSVDDDEMSFSFKVTQPETKPKPLVIPRTRPQDILCTTTDAERTTTPSFIQGLTNGPISARMPCKWASGTGARIGCVRDYPTELQFRALEQVNLSPRTVTGNFGPIPSPRPSPKVRLSPRISYMGIPSPRTPIATAS from the exons ATGGGTTTGTCCTTATCACTATTATCATCCGCCTGGGAAGAAATCTTGCATCATAGTTTCATAATCTTGCCTTATGAACTTGATAATGAATCGAACACCGATTGTTTCATAAAATCTGAACCCGATACAATGTCAAATGAACCCAAAGATTCATATGTTGATCATAGTAGAAAAAAATCGATCAATTTGAAGAAGCGTGAACCCTTAAAGATAATGCTAGAAACCACGCTTTCTTTCAAGAATCTTGTTCAAGATTTTAAGAAACCCGAACCTAAAAACCCGAATCTTAAAACGGGTCGGTTGAGTTCTCCCGGGTCAACCATATTCTTTTCACCCCGACCCGTTAGTGAACTCAATGCAGCTGCTACCACAGTTCAAAAAATATACAAGAGTTATCGAACCCGAAGAAATCTAGCAGATTGTGCTGTTGTTGTTGAGGAATTATG GTGGAAGGCTTTAGATTTTGCAAAGTTGGATCGGAGCTCCGTTTCGTTTTTCAATGGTGAGAAACCGGAAACTGCAAGTTCAAGGTGGGTCCGGGCTGGGACTAGAGCTGCTAAAGTTGGAAAGGGTCTATCCAAGAAtgaaaaagcccaaaaattggcctTACAACATTGGCTTGAAGCT ATTGACCCACGTCATCGATATGGCCATAATTTACACATTTACTATGATATCTGGTTTGAGAGTGAAAGCAACCAGCCTTTCTTCTATTG GTTGGATGTTGGAGATGGCAAAGAAACAAATCTTGAAAAATGCCCGAGAGTCCGTTTACAACGACAATGTATCACATATTTAGGCCCC AAGGAAAGGGAATCATACGAAGTTATAGTTGAAAATGGGAAGCTAGTTTATAGACAAACGGGTTTGCTTTTGGAAACAATCGAGGGTTCTAAATGGATCTTTGTTCTTAGCACATCAAAGAACTTGTACGTTGGACAAAAGAAGAAAGGCTTGTTTCAACATTCGAGTTTTCTATCCGGTGGTGCCACCACCGCTGCCGGAAGATTAGTCGCCCATGGCGGCATCCTCGAG GCTATTTGGCCTTATAGTGGTCACTACCTCCCAACAGAAGAGAACTTCAGAGACTTCATAACCTTCTTGGAGGAGAACAATGTTGATCTCACAAATGTCAAG AGATGTTCTGTCGATGACGATGAAATGAGCTTCTCGTTTAAGGTCACCCAACCAGAAACGAAGCCTAAACCCCTTGTCATTCCACGTACAAGGCCGCAAGACATCCTATGTACAACTACTGATGCTGAGCGTACAACCACACCAAGCTTTATTCAAGGTCTAACCAACGGGCCCATTTCAGCCCGAATGCCGTGCAAATGGGCCTCAGGAACAGGGGCCCGAATCGGTTGCGTGAGGGATTACCCAACCGAGCTACAGTTTCGGGCCCTTGAACAGGTTAATTTATCTCCTAGGACAGTTACAGGAAACTTTGGGCCTATCCCGTCACCGAGACCAAGCCCAAAGGTCAGACTCTCTCCTAGGATTTCTTACATGGGAATTCCAAGTCCAAGGACCCCAATTGCTACCGCTAGCTAA